Within Deltaproteobacteria bacterium, the genomic segment AGACTCAGCACAACGCTGATCAGTACCGACGTCGTGAGGGGGAAGTAGAAGCTGAAGTGCTCGCGCTTGATGTACACGTCGCCAGGGAGCCGGCCAAGCCAGGGCACCTGGCCGACCACACTCGCAACAACGCCGACGGCGATCAGGACAGCGCCCAGGATGATCAACGCTCGCCCGATGTCGCTCATCGCTCACCTGGGAAACAACCTTCCCTGCGCCGCGGCGCCCCCCACCGCTCTGCCGAAGTGCTCATGCGCGCGTGGTGTCGCCATGCGCCCCTTTGGTGTACGGCTCAGATAACCAACCTGGATCAAGAACGGTTCGTAGACGTCTTCGATCGTGTCGCGCTCCTCGCCCACCGCGGCGGCTAACGTATCGAGTCCGACGGGCCCACCGCTGAATTTGTCGATGATGGTGAGCATAATCGCACGGTCCATTTTGTCGAAGCCTTCGCGGTCGACCTCTAACATTGCCAGCGCTTCGTCAGCGACCCGGCGTGAGATGACACCGTCGGCACGCACCTGCGCGTAATCCCGCACGCGGCGCAGCAGCCGGTTGGCAATGCGCGGCGTGCCGCGAGCGCGGCGCGCTATCTCGAGCGCACCGTCGGCTTCGATTCGAACCTGCAGGATGGCGGCCGATCGCTTCACGATCAGAATCAATTCTTCCGGGGCATAAAAGTCCAGGCGGAAGGTGACACCGAAACGATCGCGCAGGGGCGAGGTCAGCAGACCGGCGCGCGTGGTCGCGCCGATCAAGGTGAAGCGCTTCAGATCGAGCTTGATCGAGCGTGCCGCCGGACCCTGCCCGATCATCAAATCGATCTGAAAGTCCTCCAGCGCTGGATAGAGAATCTCCTCGACGATCCGGCTCAACCGATGGATCTCGTCGATGAAGAGCACGTCGCCGGCGTCGAGATTGGTCAGGATCGCGGCGAGGTCACCCGGTCGCTCGATGACGGGGCCGGACGTCGAACGGATGCTGACGTTCATTTCGCGCGCGATGATGTGCGCGAGCGAGGTCTTTCCCAAACCCGGCGGCCCACAGAGCAGCATGTGATCGAGCGAATCGCCGCGCCCCTTGGCGGCGTCTATTGCGACGCACAGATTGGCCTTCACCTGCTCCTGCCCGACATAGTCGGCCAGCGTTGGCGGCCGCAAGCTCGTGTCGAGGGCAACGTCTTCCTCGCTAGTCGCCGGGGTGATGAGACGATCTGGGTCCGACATCAGTTAGCCGCTCAATCGGCGCAGCGCGTCGCGAATCACGCCGCTGAGTTCCTCCACGCCGTCGGCGCGCGCCGCCTTCACCGCATGCTCCGCCTCCGGCCGACGGTAGCCCAAATTCACCAGCGCCGAAACCGCCTCGGTGTTGACGCCGTCACTCCGACTGGCGCCCTGCCCATCGGCGTGCGCGGCCTGCAGGATCTTGACGCGATCGCGTAGCTCGACCACCAGGCGCTCGGCGGTCTTCTTGCCGATGCCGGGGATCGACACCAAGCGAACCAAGTCACTCGATTCGATCGCCGCTTGCAGCTCGCGAACCGGCATGCCCGACAAGATATTGAGCGCCAAGCGCGGACCGATGCCGGACACACCGATAAGTAACCCGAAAAGCTGCCGTTCGTCCGCCTCGGCGAAGCCGAACAGCTCGAGCGCGTTCTCGCGCAGGTTGGTGTGAATCAAGAGCCGCACGCGTTCACCGGTATTGGGCAATTGATAGAGGCAGTTGAGTGAGACGAAGACTTGGTAGCCGACGCCCCCAACATCGACAACCAGGTGCTCGGGTGATTTGTGCGCGAGCGTGCCGCTGAGTTGGGCGATCATCGTTTCGCCCCCGGTTTCACTCCGGCGAGACTCATCCACCGACCGCCCGAGCGGCGGCGGCGCGCGCGCACCAACTCGACCAAGTTCCCGTGTCCGATGCGTGCCGCCATCCGGCGCGCGTGGATGTGACACACAGCTGCGGCGAGCGCGTCGGCTTCATCAGTCACCACGTCACCTTCGATTGCGAGCAGGCGGCGCATCATCAGTTGTACCTGCTCCTTTGTGGCGCGACCGGTGCCGACCACAGCCAGCTT encodes:
- the ruvA gene encoding Holliday junction branch migration protein RuvA, translating into MIAQLSGTLAHKSPEHLVVDVGGVGYQVFVSLNCLYQLPNTGERVRLLIHTNLRENALELFGFAEADERQLFGLLIGVSGIGPRLALNILSGMPVRELQAAIESSDLVRLVSIPGIGKKTAERLVVELRDRVKILQAAHADGQGASRSDGVNTEAVSALVNLGYRRPEAEHAVKAARADGVEELSGVIRDALRRLSG
- the ruvB gene encoding Holliday junction branch migration DNA helicase RuvB, translated to MSDPDRLITPATSEEDVALDTSLRPPTLADYVGQEQVKANLCVAIDAAKGRGDSLDHMLLCGPPGLGKTSLAHIIAREMNVSIRSTSGPVIERPGDLAAILTNLDAGDVLFIDEIHRLSRIVEEILYPALEDFQIDLMIGQGPAARSIKLDLKRFTLIGATTRAGLLTSPLRDRFGVTFRLDFYAPEELILIVKRSAAILQVRIEADGALEIARRARGTPRIANRLLRRVRDYAQVRADGVISRRVADEALAMLEVDREGFDKMDRAIMLTIIDKFSGGPVGLDTLAAAVGEERDTIEDVYEPFLIQVGYLSRTPKGRMATPRAHEHFGRAVGGAAAQGRLFPR
- a CDS encoding DUF2905 domain-containing protein, with protein sequence MSDIGRALIILGAVLIAVGVVASVVGQVPWLGRLPGDVYIKREHFSFYFPLTTSVLISVVLSLLLYLLRR